The DNA region CACGCTGCTCCTTCCACCGGGCGGGGGAAACCTTTTCGTGGTCGGAGACGACTGGCAGTCGATCTACGCCTTCAGGGACAGCCGTGTCGAGTATATCGTCCGGTTTAAAAATTATTTCCCCGGGGCGGTCGTCCATAAGCTCACCGTGAATTACCGTTCGGCAAGGGAGATCGTCCGCGTATCGAACCGGTTTATCCGGCGCAATCGCTTTCGGACCCGCAAGCTTCTCTCCCCGCGCAGGCCCATGCGGGGGGATGTGGGCGGCCGGGAGGTCGGTTCCTTCGAAGAGGAGCTGGAAGCCCTGGGGGACCTCCTGCCGGAACTTGTCGCGCGATACGGATCGGTCGCGGTGTTATTCCGGAACAACTGGCAGGGCAATCTCATTCGCCGGCGCATACCGTCCGCCCCTGATCTCGAAAAAGACGGAAAGCTCGCGCTCATGACGATGCACGCGTCGAAGGGCCTCGAATTTCCAGCCGTAATCATATGCGGGGTGAGTGACGAGGTCATTCCCGACGCGTTCGCGCCCCTGGAGGAAGAGCGGCGCTTGTTCTATGTCGCGCTCACGAGGGCAAAGGACTGCCTGCGGGTTATCTATCACCGAAACCCGCAGGGCGGCATTGCGCGCTTTGCGAAGGAATTGGGATTTCGGCCGCGCACCAGGGATTTGCGTGGAGAACGCCTGGGGCCGGCATAAGGTCCGCACCTGCCGCGTTGCGAGGCGTTCGATGGCAGGGGATATCATTTCATGAAGGGTCGCGTATCGGCCCCCCGATTCTGATCATTGCCCATATCACAAAAACAGCATCAGGAGGCCCCTTAAATCCCTCCGGAGGGGAACTTCAGCAATCGGCAGAATATGCATTTTCTATCATTGGCAGATGTCGTTGCCCCCGCAAAGGGGAGTGGGGCGTTTTTAACCTGTGGGTAATGGGTAGATTGACGTGCGGGTGAAACGCGGTGATCAGCCTTCGGCGGGTCGCAGCACGAAGGACAGCGCGTCGAGGACTTCCATTCCCGCGAGGATACTTTCATTGAGCACCGCTGCATGGCGTTT from Spirochaetota bacterium includes:
- a CDS encoding ATP-dependent helicase gives rise to the protein TLLLPPGGGNLFVVGDDWQSIYAFRDSRVEYIVRFKNYFPGAVVHKLTVNYRSAREIVRVSNRFIRRNRFRTRKLLSPRRPMRGDVGGREVGSFEEELEALGDLLPELVARYGSVAVLFRNNWQGNLIRRRIPSAPDLEKDGKLALMTMHASKGLEFPAVIICGVSDEVIPDAFAPLEEERRLFYVALTRAKDCLRVIYHRNPQGGIARFAKELGFRPRTRDLRGERLGPA